Genomic segment of Paenibacillus sp. FSL R5-0912:
GCGATCTGAGTGGTTACGAGCATGGACAGCAGATTATTCGGCTGGCCGGACTGAATCTCAAAGAGAATAGTTCGGGAAAGAAAAAGGGCAAGTCCAGTATTACCAAACGTGGACGTGCAAAGCTGAGGGCCCTGCTGTTCCGGGCGGTCATGCCCATGGTAGCAAAGAACGCCGAATTCAAGGCACTGCACCAGTATTTTACGACACGAAGTCAGAATCCACTGAAGAAAAAGCAATCCCTTGTGGCGTTGTGCGGGAAACTTATTCGCGTGCTTCATACGCTCGGGACGAAGCACATTCCATACGATGCAAACAGCGTGTTAGGGCCGGTCCGTCAGGCCCAGCTACAGATGGCAGCCTAAGAAAAACCAAACTCATTTTGCTCATTGAAGTAGGTTTCACCAAAGACAAAAGAAGCACGGAGCAGCCGCAGGAACTAATTCCATAAGGGCAACGACCCTGTAAAGGAGCAAGAAACGGCGTCCACCTCTTGAGAGGCAGAACGAAGGAATGTAAGGGCAAAGACCCCGCGTGACATGGGAGGGTAAGCCGTCAAGAGACAGGTGTGGATATCCAAAGTGCGATCACAGGAACGATCCATGGGCTGGGGACAATCCCCCCAACCTCTATTCCCGCCACCGGCTCTGCAAGAAAATAATGTCATCCTTACATGACTTCTCCAACTCTCAACCTGTCCATGGCTGAAAACCTAAGAACGAGTGAGCAAACAAGAGAAAATATTAATTTATAGTGGGAGGGAATTAAATGACAACTCAGCTGAATCAGGCTACCGGAAAGGTACCGCCTAACGGTAATCCGCTTGTAGCACACAGATACGGAGCTGACCCTTACGCCCTGGTATTCGGGGACAGAGTCTATCTGTACATGACCAACGACGCGCTGGAATATGATGAGAGCGGCGTGGTGAAAGAGAACTCTTACAGCAGTATCAATACCATTACCGTTATCTCTTCCGCCGACCTGGTCAACTGGACCGATCATGGCGCGATTGCCGTGGCCGGACCGGAAGGCGCAGCGAAGTGGGCTACCCAGTCCTGGGCACCGGCAGCGGTTCATAAGGTGATTGGCGGTAAGGACAAGTTCTTCCTGTACTTCGCCAATAATGCCAGCGGAATTGGGGTTCTGTCGAGTGACAGTCCGGTGGGGCCATGGGTTGACCCTATCGGGGAAGCGCTGATTCTGCGTTCCACGCCCGGGGTTGAAGATGTGACCTGGCTGTTCGACCCGGCCGTTCTGGTCGATGACGACGGCAAGGGCTACATTTACTTCGGAGGCGGTGTCCCGGAAGGGCAGTTCGCAGAGCCGGGCACAGCCCGGGTGATGAGACTGGGTGAGGATATGACCAGCGTAGTGGGTACTGCCGAAGTGATTCCGGCCCCGTTCATGTTCGAGGATGCCGGGATTCATAAGCGGAACGGTGTCTACTACTATACTTACTGCTCGAACTTCTATGACGGTGAACGGCCGGAGGGCAGCCCTCCTGCGGGAGAGATCGCCTATATGACGAGTGACAGTCCCATGGGTCCCTGGACTTATCAGCGGACGATCCTGAAGAATCCGGGACATTTCTTCGGAGTTTCCGGGAACAACCACCATGCGGTATTTGAATTTCATGACAGCTGGTATATTGCTTATCACGCTCAGACCTTGTCCAAGGCCCAAGGGATTGCGAACGGCTACCGCTCCACGCATCTTAACCGCCTGACTCATACTGAGGACGGTTCCATTCAGGAGATTCAAGCTGACTATGAGGGCGTGCAGCAGCTTGGCACACTGAATCCGTATGAACGCATTCCGGCGGCAACGTTGGGCTGGAGCGCAGGGGTGAAGACAGCATTCCTCACTGCGGGAGGAGAGCAGGTTGTAACGGATATTGAGAATGGCGGCTGGATCGGATTATCCGGAGTGGACTTCGGGAGCCGGGGAGCAGAGACGTTCCTGGCTTCGGTTCTGGGTCTTGAAGCCGGTGGTGTACTGGAGCTGCATCTCGATGAACCGGCAGGCCCGCTTGCCGGCAAACTGTCCGTGCCTGCAGCGAACGGGGCAGAATGGACGGAGCTGAAGACGGAGGTTCATGGAGCTGTAGGAGTGCATTCACTCTATCTGGTATTCACGGGCGCGAGCGGCAAGGGCTTGTTCAAGCTGGCAGCTTGGCAATTCACGGCAGAAGCATAACTAACCTCAAGGGGGCTAATACATTGAATATCGCCACCATCACCAATCCTGTACTGTGGGCAGATGTCCCGGATGTGGATGTCATCCGGGTCGGCCCTGTGTTCTATATGGTCAGCACCAGTATGCACTCCATGCCGGGCTGTCCGATTATGAAGTCGGAGAATCTGTACGACTGGGAAATCGTGAATTATGTCTATGACACCTTCGAGGATCACGAGGCCCACCGGCTGGAAGACGGCCAAGGAATATATGGCAGCGGTTCTTGGGCGGCCTCCCTCCGTTATAAGGATGGGGTATACTATGTATGCTTCTCCTCCAATGATATGGACCAGTTCTATATCTACCGGACGGAAGACATCGAGCAGGGACCTTGGGAGCGTTCGGTCATTCCAGGACTCCATCATGACCCGGCTCTGCTGCTGGACGAAGATAACCGCAATTATGTGATCTATGGCAACGGGGACATCCGGATCAAGGAGCTGACAGCGGATCTGACGGCTGTGAAGCCCAGCGGAACGGATCTGCTGCTGCTGGAAGGCGAACGGGAAGACATCGGCCTGCGGATTGAAGGCTGTCATGCGCATAAGCGGAACGGCTATTATTATCTGTTCTTCATTGAATGGCCGAGAACCGGCAATCAGCGCAGACGCCAGCTATGCTACCGTTCCCGGGAGCTGCTGGGTCCTTACGAGTGGAGGGTTGTTCTGGATGATGATCTGGGCTACCAGAATAACGGTGTCGCGCAAGGCGGCATTATTGATACACCGGACGGAGACTGGTACGCAGTGCTGTTCCAGGATCATGGGGCTGTCGGGCGGATTCCCTGTGTCCTCCCTGTAAGCTGGGAGCAGGATTGGCCGGTGATCGGGGAGAATGGTGAAGCGCCTAAAGTGTTCCAGACGAAGCTACCTGCGGGTGAGCCGAAACCGCTGGTGATCAGCGATGAGTTCGAATACAGCAGCGACCGGCTGGCGCTGAACTGGCAGTGGAACCATAATCCTGACAACGGGCTATGGTCGCTCACCGAGCGGCCGGGTTATCTGCGGCTGCGCACCGGACGCACAGCAGACAGCATCCTGCGGGCGCGCAATACGCTGACCCAGCGGACGGAGGGTCCGGCATGCAGTGCGGAGACCCTGATTGACCTCTCAGGCATGCAGACCGGCGACAGGGCAGGGTTGGTTGCCCTGCAGAACGGGTACGGGACGGTCGAGGCTGCCGCCTTGGAGCAGGGCGGCTTCAGCGTGAGCATGTGCGTTAACAGCGGTGACGGCTTCCCGCAGACGGTGGAGAGTATTCCATTCACCGGCAACAGGATATATCTCAGAATCGATTTTAATTTCAAAGATGGCGTGGACCAGGCCCATTTCTTCTATTCGGCGGACGGGGCGGTCTGGAAGGCTATTGGCGGGACGCTTCATATGAAATATACGCTGGATCATTTCATGGGCTACCGGATGGGCTTGTTCAATTATGCAACCGGGTCATCCGGCGGTTATGCCGATTTCGATTATTTCCGTTATCGCAGGCAGGGCTAAGTCCGGGTCTTGAACCGGGTAGCATAAACGCTTGGAGTCATGGAAGTGTTCTGTTTGAATATTCGTCCGAAATACGTCAGGTTGGAGAATCCGACCCGGAAGGCCACCTCCTGAACCGGATACTGGTGAAGCTGAAGCAGCCGGCAGGCTTCGTATACCCGCAGCATGTTCACATATTCAATCAAGGTTTTTCCAGTGTTTTTCTTGAACAGGTGACAGAAATAGTTGGGGGTCACGCAGCAGATCCGGGCGGCTTCCTCCACAGTCAGTGGTTCATGGAAATGGTTGCTAAGATGAATCAGCAAAGGCTGAATGCCTGTCTCCTGACGGTCTTTTTTAGAAGGCGGTGCTTTGAATTCTGCCAAGGGATAAGCAAGACCCAGGGAAGAAAACAAGCCGCCTTTGATACATAATTCATAACCCGGGCTTTTGTTCTGATAGCTGTACACGATCTGTTCAATACATGCTCTTATCCGCCGGGTAACCGGCTGATCCGAACTATAAAAGGCGGGCAGCCGGATCTCGCCGGAGAGCAGTGGCCGGATGTGCTGAAGCTCGGTAAGATCTCTCATCCCGTTCAGCAGAGCTTCGTTATAGACGACTGCATACAGCTCGCTGCCCTCTTCTGTAGGATAGGCCGCATGGATCTGGGGCCGGCCGACAAAGGCCAGCTCCCCTTCCACAAGTTCTCTGGAACTAGGACCGACCTGCACCCGGAAGCTGCCCTTGGTAATTAGAATCCATTCGAGATGGTCGTGCCAATGAGGCGGAATGATGCTGCGGTCCGGAAAGCAGATATGAAACACATTGATGGGAAACAGGCCCTCGGGAATCTCCGTGTGCTCTTTTTTCCATGGATAAGGCTTGTCCTCGAAAGCTACACTCATCTTAATCCCTCCACAAAAACGTAATATCGTATGATAGATGCGTACTTTTATGTATAGTATCGCGGCTTCGCACTCTTTATAATGTGGTTGCAACCTTATTATAGAACTGTTGGAGGGATCACGCTATGTTTCGTGAAGAGAATGGCAGACTGATCAGAGAATATGACCATGAGAGAGTCTGGATAGAGCCTTGGGGAGAGCATTCGCTGCGTATCCGGGCTTCGTATTCAGAGATCACCGATGAACAGTGGGCGCTTCTGCCGGCAGAGCAGACCTCAAGCAAGATAACCATTACCCAAGAACGTTCGACCATCGTGAATGGGAATATCCGGGCGGAGATGACAGGCAAGGGCCAGATCTTCTTCTATAACCAGCATGGCAAGCTGTTGCTTAACGAAACGGAAGATACGTATCAGTTAAAATATGGCGGCAGAGAGCTTGCTGCCGTTCCCGGCAGCAGCGATTTCTCTGTGAAGCTACGGTTGGAAGCCGATCCGTTAGAGAAGCTGTACGGCATGGGGCAATACCAGCATTCCTTCCTGAATCTGAAGGGCTGTTCGCTGGAGCTGACTCACCGCAACAGCCAGATCAGTATTCCGTTTGTGCTGTCAAGCGCCGGTTACGGGTTCCTGTGG
This window contains:
- a CDS encoding glycoside hydrolase family 43 protein; its protein translation is MTTQLNQATGKVPPNGNPLVAHRYGADPYALVFGDRVYLYMTNDALEYDESGVVKENSYSSINTITVISSADLVNWTDHGAIAVAGPEGAAKWATQSWAPAAVHKVIGGKDKFFLYFANNASGIGVLSSDSPVGPWVDPIGEALILRSTPGVEDVTWLFDPAVLVDDDGKGYIYFGGGVPEGQFAEPGTARVMRLGEDMTSVVGTAEVIPAPFMFEDAGIHKRNGVYYYTYCSNFYDGERPEGSPPAGEIAYMTSDSPMGPWTYQRTILKNPGHFFGVSGNNHHAVFEFHDSWYIAYHAQTLSKAQGIANGYRSTHLNRLTHTEDGSIQEIQADYEGVQQLGTLNPYERIPAATLGWSAGVKTAFLTAGGEQVVTDIENGGWIGLSGVDFGSRGAETFLASVLGLEAGGVLELHLDEPAGPLAGKLSVPAANGAEWTELKTEVHGAVGVHSLYLVFTGASGKGLFKLAAWQFTAEA
- a CDS encoding glycoside hydrolase family 43 protein, which encodes MNIATITNPVLWADVPDVDVIRVGPVFYMVSTSMHSMPGCPIMKSENLYDWEIVNYVYDTFEDHEAHRLEDGQGIYGSGSWAASLRYKDGVYYVCFSSNDMDQFYIYRTEDIEQGPWERSVIPGLHHDPALLLDEDNRNYVIYGNGDIRIKELTADLTAVKPSGTDLLLLEGEREDIGLRIEGCHAHKRNGYYYLFFIEWPRTGNQRRRQLCYRSRELLGPYEWRVVLDDDLGYQNNGVAQGGIIDTPDGDWYAVLFQDHGAVGRIPCVLPVSWEQDWPVIGENGEAPKVFQTKLPAGEPKPLVISDEFEYSSDRLALNWQWNHNPDNGLWSLTERPGYLRLRTGRTADSILRARNTLTQRTEGPACSAETLIDLSGMQTGDRAGLVALQNGYGTVEAAALEQGGFSVSMCVNSGDGFPQTVESIPFTGNRIYLRIDFNFKDGVDQAHFFYSADGAVWKAIGGTLHMKYTLDHFMGYRMGLFNYATGSSGGYADFDYFRYRRQG
- a CDS encoding AraC family transcriptional regulator; its protein translation is MSVAFEDKPYPWKKEHTEIPEGLFPINVFHICFPDRSIIPPHWHDHLEWILITKGSFRVQVGPSSRELVEGELAFVGRPQIHAAYPTEEGSELYAVVYNEALLNGMRDLTELQHIRPLLSGEIRLPAFYSSDQPVTRRIRACIEQIVYSYQNKSPGYELCIKGGLFSSLGLAYPLAEFKAPPSKKDRQETGIQPLLIHLSNHFHEPLTVEEAARICCVTPNYFCHLFKKNTGKTLIEYVNMLRVYEACRLLQLHQYPVQEVAFRVGFSNLTYFGRIFKQNTSMTPSVYATRFKTRT